A genome region from Akkermansiaceae bacterium includes the following:
- a CDS encoding sulfite exporter TauE/SafE family protein, whose translation MNPLVISGALAIGLSLGLTGAGGSILTVPVLVYLAGLPPDEAVGVSLFVVGAAALVGALQRWRSGDFHPQAALIFGGAGMLGAAAGARFTPLVPGAVLMGLFAILMIVVAIGMLLGKDGQVAPLPECKPARCLLAGGATGVLTGFVGVGGGFVLVPAMMRFARLPLPMAAGTSLAVIAANSISGGISHLPSVAGHWPLAAMFAAFAAAGVLLGKRLSEKLPARAMRQGFAVMVLLAGGFVLYRSLAG comes from the coding sequence ATGAACCCGCTTGTCATCTCAGGAGCCCTTGCCATAGGTCTCTCGCTCGGCCTCACAGGTGCGGGTGGCAGCATACTGACCGTGCCTGTGCTGGTCTATCTTGCCGGGCTTCCGCCGGATGAGGCGGTCGGGGTGAGCCTTTTTGTCGTGGGGGCCGCAGCCCTTGTCGGGGCGCTGCAGCGCTGGAGAAGCGGTGATTTCCACCCGCAGGCCGCGCTGATCTTCGGCGGTGCCGGGATGCTTGGTGCGGCGGCGGGTGCACGCTTCACCCCGCTCGTTCCAGGTGCGGTGCTGATGGGGCTGTTTGCCATCCTGATGATCGTGGTGGCCATCGGGATGCTCTTGGGAAAGGACGGCCAGGTAGCCCCGCTGCCCGAGTGCAAACCCGCCCGCTGCCTGCTGGCAGGCGGCGCCACCGGGGTGCTTACAGGTTTCGTCGGGGTAGGGGGCGGGTTCGTGCTCGTCCCCGCGATGATGCGTTTCGCCAGGCTGCCGCTGCCGATGGCGGCCGGTACCTCGCTGGCGGTGATCGCCGCGAATTCAATTTCCGGAGGGATTTCGCACCTGCCCTCGGTTGCCGGCCACTGGCCTCTTGCCGCGATGTTCGCCGCTTTTGCCGCAGCGGGCGTCCTGCTTGGGAAGCGCCTCTCGGAGAAGCTGCCGGCGAGGGCGATGCGCCAGGGATTCGCGGTGATGGTTCTGCTGGCGGGAGGGTTTGTCCTCTACCGCAGCCTGGCCGGATGA
- a CDS encoding redox-sensing transcriptional repressor Rex yields MEDETGKADRTDIPKKAIYRLSIYHRCLQKLSDNGQETVSSTTLAKAAGVTPSQLRKDLGYFGQFGTRGLGYPVDVLIATIREALGREHLQPVILVGAGNLGSALLRYQGFQKEGFEVIAAFDARPDEARARALSIPVHDVSSLETFVPEHSVKLAILCVPIGTAQEVTNRLVACGIQAILNFSPIMLEVPAEVTVNNVDLALELEHLGYFIR; encoded by the coding sequence GTGGAAGACGAAACCGGAAAAGCCGACAGGACGGATATCCCGAAAAAGGCGATCTACCGGCTTTCCATCTACCATCGCTGCCTTCAGAAGCTCAGCGACAACGGACAGGAGACGGTCAGTTCCACGACCCTTGCCAAGGCCGCCGGGGTCACGCCCTCCCAGTTGCGCAAAGACCTAGGGTATTTCGGCCAGTTCGGGACACGCGGCCTCGGCTACCCCGTCGACGTACTCATCGCGACAATCCGCGAGGCGCTGGGCCGCGAGCACCTGCAGCCCGTCATCCTGGTGGGTGCGGGGAACCTCGGCTCAGCCCTGCTCCGCTACCAGGGTTTCCAGAAAGAGGGCTTCGAGGTCATCGCCGCCTTCGATGCGAGGCCGGACGAAGCCCGCGCCCGGGCGCTTTCCATCCCGGTTCACGACGTTTCCAGCCTGGAGACCTTCGTGCCCGAGCACTCGGTGAAGCTCGCCATCCTCTGCGTTCCCATCGGCACCGCGCAGGAAGTCACCAACCGCCTCGTTGCCTGCGGCATCCAGGCGATCCTCAACTTCTCCCCAATCATGCTTGAGGTGCCTGCGGAAGTGACCGTCAACAACGTCGATCTCGCCCTTGAGCTGGAGCACCTCGGCTATTTCATCCGATGA
- a CDS encoding sigma-70 family RNA polymerase sigma factor yields the protein MNPCDFEEFIEKAVEDHESALIGYARTFLHDLDRSRDVVQDTFIRLCQQDPEKVRDSLKSWLFTVCRNRCLDVLRKDKRIEPLDELRWQRVAGVEAAPDEQADRDEQLAHVMRFMDRLAKNQKEVILLKFQQGMSYSEIRDVTGLTEGNIGFLIHTGLKRLREWLPQKQAI from the coding sequence ATGAATCCCTGCGACTTCGAAGAGTTCATAGAAAAGGCCGTGGAGGACCACGAATCCGCGCTCATCGGCTATGCGAGAACCTTTTTACATGATCTGGACCGCTCTCGGGATGTCGTGCAGGACACCTTCATCCGGCTCTGCCAGCAGGATCCGGAAAAGGTGCGCGACAGCCTCAAGAGCTGGCTGTTCACCGTTTGCCGGAACCGCTGCCTCGACGTCCTGCGCAAGGACAAGCGGATCGAGCCGCTCGACGAGCTGCGCTGGCAGCGGGTCGCGGGCGTGGAGGCTGCTCCCGACGAGCAGGCGGACAGGGACGAACAGCTCGCCCATGTCATGCGCTTCATGGACAGGCTCGCAAAGAACCAGAAGGAGGTCATTTTGCTGAAATTCCAGCAAGGCATGAGTTACTCGGAAATCCGTGACGTCACAGGCCTCACGGAGGGGAACATCGGTTTCCTGATCCACACCGGATTGAAAAGGCTGCGCGAATGGCTGCCACAGAAACAGGCGATTTGA
- a CDS encoding winged helix-turn-helix transcriptional regulator, protein MKLDLSDLGRVASFFRAFSEPTRLALLQELKDGERSVGELVEALHVTQANISRQLRVLHEAGLLSREKRGTGVFYEICEPIVLELCKLACEKLNREPKKRKLGF, encoded by the coding sequence ATGAAACTGGATTTGTCAGACCTCGGGCGGGTGGCGTCGTTTTTCCGCGCATTTTCGGAGCCCACGCGCCTTGCCCTCCTGCAGGAGCTGAAGGACGGGGAGCGCAGCGTCGGGGAGCTGGTGGAGGCGCTTCACGTCACGCAGGCAAACATATCGCGGCAGCTCCGCGTGCTCCACGAGGCCGGGCTGCTATCGCGGGAAAAACGCGGGACCGGGGTGTTCTACGAGATCTGCGAGCCCATCGTGCTGGAACTCTGCAAGCTGGCATGCGAGAAGCTCAACCGGGAGCCGAAGAAGCGGAAGCTGGGTTTCTGA
- a CDS encoding rhodanese-like domain-containing protein — protein MKIEAKELEAALEAGRVRLVDVRTPAEFGELHIEGSELMPLDRLDADRLKGGGRECVIVCRSGKRAAQAREKLEAAGCERIRILEGGVQAWEQAGLPVKRGKAAVSLERQVRIAAGLLVLLGVTLGTFVHPGFHGIAAFVGAGLTFAGITDWCGMGMLLARAPWNQGAAQQSCSL, from the coding sequence ATGAAAATAGAAGCAAAGGAATTGGAGGCCGCCCTCGAAGCGGGCCGGGTCAGGTTGGTGGATGTGCGCACCCCCGCGGAGTTCGGGGAGCTGCATATCGAGGGCTCCGAGCTGATGCCGCTGGACAGGCTGGATGCGGATCGCCTCAAGGGCGGCGGGCGGGAATGCGTCATCGTGTGCCGGTCGGGCAAGCGAGCGGCTCAGGCAAGGGAAAAGCTGGAGGCCGCAGGCTGCGAACGGATCCGGATCCTTGAGGGAGGTGTGCAGGCATGGGAGCAGGCGGGCCTGCCGGTGAAGCGTGGCAAGGCCGCCGTTTCCCTGGAGAGGCAGGTCAGGATTGCGGCGGGGCTGCTGGTGCTGCTTGGCGTAACCCTTGGCACCTTCGTCCATCCGGGTTTCCACGGCATCGCCGCTTTCGTAGGCGCCGGGCTGACCTTCGCGGGCATCACCGACTGGTGCGGGATGGGCATGCTGCTTGCCCGCGCCCCGTGGAACCAAGGCGCGGCTCAGCAATCCTGCTCCCTCTGA
- a CDS encoding protein kinase, with protein MTETPFNAPAPESMSSLLPGYGFTAKISGNRHGAVYFATQKSLDRQVAIKLLNPESLDAFESKASLAAGLKHPNLISIFDSGTVGGMPYLVMEFVPGKSLARSTRGAAVEFDQAMLLMAGICNGLAHAHEKGISHGHFCPSCVLLNQKAEPKIGNFGLAYSTQEDAADDITTACAAPEVLADPSAGSPQSDVYSAAAVFYELITGRRHRADARAPSELGVCRPEIDAVWKQATDPDPAKRMADVGALHASLKKAAEAGKSKLAALPKAQGREPSPAGSEATPLPSGKVGFDWKLLRNLVIIVGLLFGIHLTWQLLGKVRAARERENQEIIAKHEAAKKERALAEAAIQKVRDQRLVPQDRPEQQFEAPKETESAMESLERLRSSLASGTRTEMPAGSISRGESDYLFVSKPMSWADAAWFAEGHGGHLSVPANEADTAWLFDAVAKGKAAWIGVSSAGENTWVSVTGSIWEGGAASSGSGQSLSLGNAGTVAADGVGSQLPFIIQWHRDGSNPGKLESQLAATAKSMSQPAPLFPPGTVAFGERHYLHVPRPLSWDLARGLAESAGGHLLVVSNEEEADNLRKLTSRLDKDSHIWLGGSLEGNLWQWSTGEPWVFAQWADDASASDGNSALSIRPGGGWDGLDREEEASGFIIEWSKDPKTEATPTPDPGVETAALLARAKEVVDAAAAKRDEAIAANSKKLTWDLDSFLRNLNKSGQAEWAPHVERIKQCVRDNRLIVEDMRSDEIAYSTETLKLANYHVEKQAEIDKQFTASATTIRDAYVSKLAEIAAKAKSAGQTRLEEEITGSIREAGDLDAWLESLGGN; from the coding sequence ATGACAGAGACACCATTCAATGCACCGGCTCCGGAGTCGATGAGTTCCCTGCTGCCGGGATACGGTTTTACGGCGAAAATTTCCGGGAACCGGCATGGGGCGGTATATTTCGCGACCCAGAAGTCGCTGGACAGGCAGGTTGCCATCAAACTCCTCAACCCCGAATCCCTCGATGCGTTCGAAAGCAAGGCAAGCCTCGCGGCAGGCCTCAAGCATCCGAACCTGATCAGCATCTTCGATTCCGGCACCGTTGGGGGAATGCCCTATCTCGTCATGGAGTTCGTGCCGGGCAAATCGCTCGCACGCTCCACCAGGGGCGCGGCGGTCGAGTTCGACCAAGCCATGTTGCTCATGGCAGGGATTTGCAATGGACTCGCCCATGCCCATGAAAAGGGGATCTCCCACGGTCACTTCTGCCCCTCATGCGTCCTGCTGAACCAAAAGGCGGAGCCAAAGATCGGGAACTTCGGGCTGGCCTATTCCACCCAGGAAGATGCCGCAGACGACATCACCACAGCCTGCGCCGCTCCCGAGGTGCTTGCCGATCCATCGGCGGGCAGCCCTCAATCGGATGTATACTCCGCTGCAGCCGTCTTCTATGAGCTTATCACCGGGCGGCGCCACCGCGCAGATGCCCGCGCCCCATCGGAGCTCGGCGTCTGCCGTCCCGAAATCGATGCCGTGTGGAAACAGGCGACAGATCCCGATCCGGCGAAGCGGATGGCCGATGTGGGTGCCCTCCATGCATCCCTCAAAAAGGCTGCGGAAGCGGGAAAATCAAAACTCGCGGCCTTGCCCAAGGCTCAGGGTCGCGAGCCGTCCCCGGCTGGCTCGGAGGCAACGCCCCTGCCATCCGGCAAGGTCGGCTTCGATTGGAAGCTGCTGAGGAACCTGGTCATCATCGTCGGCCTCCTCTTCGGCATCCACCTGACATGGCAGCTGCTCGGCAAGGTGCGGGCTGCCCGCGAACGGGAAAACCAGGAGATCATCGCCAAGCATGAGGCAGCCAAGAAAGAGAGGGCACTTGCGGAGGCCGCGATCCAGAAGGTCAGGGATCAGCGCCTTGTCCCCCAGGATAGGCCGGAACAGCAATTTGAAGCTCCCAAGGAAACGGAGAGCGCCATGGAATCCCTGGAGCGCCTGCGCTCCAGCCTCGCATCCGGCACACGCACGGAAATGCCAGCAGGCAGCATCAGCCGCGGCGAGAGCGATTACCTTTTCGTTTCCAAGCCGATGAGCTGGGCGGATGCCGCATGGTTCGCGGAAGGGCACGGCGGTCATCTGTCCGTTCCCGCAAATGAGGCGGACACCGCATGGCTCTTTGACGCGGTCGCAAAGGGCAAGGCCGCATGGATCGGCGTTTCATCCGCAGGGGAAAACACATGGGTGTCGGTCACCGGATCCATCTGGGAAGGCGGCGCGGCATCTTCGGGCAGCGGACAAAGCCTCTCGCTTGGAAACGCGGGCACCGTCGCAGCGGACGGAGTCGGCTCGCAGCTTCCTTTCATCATCCAGTGGCACCGCGACGGATCGAATCCCGGGAAACTGGAATCCCAGCTGGCCGCCACCGCAAAATCCATGTCCCAGCCCGCTCCGCTTTTCCCGCCCGGCACCGTCGCCTTCGGAGAGCGCCACTATCTCCATGTCCCACGCCCGCTCAGCTGGGATCTCGCTCGCGGCCTCGCGGAAAGCGCCGGAGGGCACCTGCTTGTCGTTTCCAACGAAGAGGAGGCGGACAACCTCAGGAAGCTGACTTCCCGGCTGGACAAGGATTCGCATATCTGGCTCGGCGGCTCCCTCGAAGGCAACCTCTGGCAATGGTCCACCGGTGAACCATGGGTTTTCGCACAGTGGGCGGACGATGCCTCCGCAAGCGACGGGAACTCCGCCCTCTCCATCCGCCCCGGCGGCGGCTGGGACGGCCTGGACAGGGAAGAGGAGGCATCCGGTTTCATCATCGAGTGGAGCAAGGATCCCAAAACGGAAGCCACCCCCACGCCGGATCCCGGCGTGGAGACCGCAGCGCTCCTTGCCCGCGCCAAGGAGGTTGTGGATGCGGCGGCTGCCAAACGCGACGAGGCCATCGCCGCGAATTCCAAGAAACTCACATGGGATCTGGACTCTTTCCTGCGCAACCTCAACAAGAGCGGCCAGGCGGAATGGGCCCCCCATGTGGAGCGCATCAAGCAATGCGTGAGGGACAACCGCCTCATCGTCGAAGACATGCGATCCGATGAAATCGCCTACTCCACCGAAACCCTGAAACTGGCGAACTATCATGTGGAAAAGCAGGCGGAGATCGACAAGCAGTTCACCGCCTCCGCCACAACCATCCGCGATGCCTACGTATCCAAGCTCGCCGAGATCGCAGCAAAGGCCAAGTCCGCAGGCCAAACCAGGCTGGAGGAGGAAATCACCGGCTCCATCAGGGAAGCCGGCGACCTCGATGCATGGCTGGAATCCCTCGGCGGCAATTAG
- a CDS encoding aspartyl protease family protein, with the protein MKPCTTALAALALFSALSAASAQAPPAEEYRDFVGSNGKVIQAVLIDKTEDSATLLLRNGQRATVPLDKLSDADKGYVGAWSKEKAVFLQKCMSLSVGQLLELRGYEAFPFRLDGNSIFMDGKLNGKEGAFLIDTGAGTSLLHIPFAEAAGCKVGELDQIIRGVAGEAPAGFTDVPTISFGESVFKGTTMLATDLTNGLDKPEQLNKQAILGAELMSQLDAVISYPERRIFLRPDKSDGAEVDATDESALAFRLFKTTDKKIYRGEITSKTPTVITLTLVGGKTLQLPISRLSPEDAKYANNWSEASAFFLKHCQSLTIQELLTLRKYQSFEYKREGNHIFVDGTLNDNPVTYMVDTGADSSLLHLKAANDNACEVGPMDQEVMGIGGRAPAAVANIKKLTMGDAVLTNRKVLTTDLNRFSPDKELSYVGLFGADFMRELDAVITYREKRIFLIQR; encoded by the coding sequence ATGAAGCCCTGCACCACCGCGCTCGCCGCCCTCGCCCTATTTTCCGCCCTATCCGCCGCCAGCGCACAGGCGCCGCCCGCGGAGGAGTACCGTGATTTCGTAGGCAGCAACGGCAAGGTCATCCAGGCCGTCCTCATCGACAAGACGGAGGACAGCGCCACCCTCTTGCTGCGCAACGGCCAGCGCGCCACCGTGCCGCTCGACAAGCTCAGCGATGCGGACAAGGGATACGTCGGCGCTTGGTCCAAGGAAAAGGCCGTGTTCCTGCAGAAGTGCATGAGCCTCTCCGTCGGCCAGCTCCTTGAGCTGCGCGGCTACGAGGCCTTCCCCTTCCGCCTCGACGGGAATTCCATTTTCATGGACGGGAAGCTCAACGGCAAGGAAGGGGCGTTCCTCATCGATACCGGCGCGGGCACCAGCCTGCTCCACATCCCGTTTGCGGAGGCGGCCGGTTGCAAGGTCGGGGAGCTGGACCAGATCATACGCGGGGTGGCGGGCGAGGCTCCCGCCGGCTTCACCGATGTCCCCACCATCTCCTTCGGGGAGTCCGTTTTCAAGGGCACCACCATGCTCGCCACGGATCTGACCAACGGCCTCGACAAGCCGGAACAGCTCAACAAGCAGGCCATCCTCGGGGCGGAGCTGATGAGCCAGCTCGATGCGGTCATTTCCTATCCGGAGCGCCGCATTTTCCTGCGTCCCGACAAATCCGACGGCGCGGAGGTCGATGCCACGGATGAATCCGCCCTTGCCTTCCGGCTTTTCAAAACCACGGACAAGAAGATCTACCGTGGCGAGATCACCTCCAAGACCCCCACCGTCATCACCCTCACGCTGGTCGGGGGGAAAACCCTGCAGCTGCCGATTTCTCGGCTCTCCCCGGAGGATGCGAAATATGCGAACAACTGGAGCGAGGCCTCCGCGTTTTTCCTGAAACATTGCCAGAGCCTCACCATCCAGGAACTCCTGACCCTGCGGAAATACCAATCATTCGAATACAAGCGCGAGGGCAACCACATTTTCGTGGACGGCACCCTCAACGACAACCCCGTGACCTACATGGTCGATACCGGAGCGGACAGCAGCCTGCTGCACCTCAAGGCCGCCAACGACAATGCCTGCGAGGTCGGGCCCATGGATCAGGAGGTCATGGGGATAGGCGGGAGGGCGCCCGCCGCCGTTGCGAACATCAAGAAGCTCACCATGGGCGATGCCGTCCTGACGAACCGCAAGGTGCTCACCACGGATCTGAACCGCTTCAGTCCGGACAAGGAGCTGAGCTACGTCGGGCTTTTCGGCGCGGACTTCATGCGCGAGCTTGATGCCGTCATCACCTACCGCGAGAAACGGATTTTCCTCATCCAGCGTTGA
- a CDS encoding MBL fold metallo-hydrolase — MFLRQITDPALAQNAYLIGCQRTGEALVIDPERDVDRYLEAARNNGLRLIAVADTHIHADYLSGARELVERHGARGYFSKEGGEDWQFEWAKGLDGVTMLGDGDVFRIGNIGIKALLTPGHTPEHMSFLVTDTGGGASEPMAIASGDFLFVGDVGRPDLLESAAGQAGLMEPSAKALYESLRGTAALPGFLQVLPAHGAGSACGKALGSVPTSVLDYERHNNAAFRQALEGGEGDFVKTILEGQPEPPLYFARMKRDNRLGPPLLVGGMMPQPARIGAADLDAWVGRPGRAILDLRTDRAAFMARHVKGALFTPASGVHLSAAAGSYLAEGDEILLLLDDGAGLGLAVRQMIRIGLDRVAAWMPVSEALSADRHIGSIRRIPSADLAGEISGHPGAAVLDVRGAGEFAAGHVVGAAHIAHTRLASGKNEIPEGRPLFVHCGSGMRASMACAYLAHQGHDVVHVDGDFGDIAESLRQ; from the coding sequence ATGTTCCTCAGGCAAATCACGGATCCCGCGCTCGCTCAGAACGCATACCTCATCGGCTGCCAGCGGACAGGCGAAGCCTTGGTCATTGACCCCGAGCGCGATGTGGACCGCTATCTTGAAGCCGCCCGCAACAACGGGCTGAGGCTGATCGCGGTGGCGGACACGCACATCCATGCGGATTACCTCAGCGGTGCCCGGGAGCTGGTGGAGCGCCACGGCGCGCGCGGATACTTTTCCAAGGAAGGCGGCGAAGACTGGCAGTTCGAGTGGGCCAAGGGGCTCGATGGCGTGACCATGCTCGGCGACGGCGATGTCTTCCGCATCGGCAACATCGGGATCAAGGCGCTGCTGACCCCGGGGCACACCCCGGAGCACATGAGCTTCCTTGTGACGGACACCGGCGGCGGGGCGAGCGAACCGATGGCCATCGCCAGCGGGGATTTCCTTTTCGTGGGCGATGTTGGCCGCCCCGACCTGCTGGAGAGTGCGGCGGGCCAAGCAGGCCTGATGGAGCCTTCGGCAAAGGCGCTTTACGAAAGCCTGCGGGGCACCGCGGCACTGCCAGGTTTCCTCCAGGTGCTTCCGGCACATGGTGCGGGCAGTGCGTGCGGCAAGGCGCTCGGCTCGGTGCCCACCAGCGTGCTCGACTACGAGCGCCACAACAACGCGGCCTTCCGCCAGGCGCTCGAAGGCGGCGAAGGGGATTTCGTGAAAACGATACTCGAAGGCCAGCCCGAGCCGCCCCTCTACTTCGCACGGATGAAACGCGACAACCGCCTCGGCCCGCCCCTGCTCGTTGGAGGGATGATGCCGCAGCCGGCCAGGATCGGGGCTGCCGATCTCGATGCATGGGTGGGGCGTCCCGGAAGGGCAATCCTCGACCTGAGGACGGACCGTGCAGCTTTCATGGCCCGCCATGTGAAGGGGGCGCTGTTTACACCAGCAAGCGGCGTCCACCTTTCCGCAGCCGCAGGCTCCTATCTCGCCGAGGGCGACGAGATCCTGCTTCTGTTAGATGATGGTGCCGGGCTGGGGCTTGCCGTCCGGCAAATGATCCGGATCGGTCTCGACCGTGTGGCGGCATGGATGCCCGTCTCGGAAGCGCTGTCTGCGGACAGGCACATTGGATCGATACGCCGGATTCCAAGCGCTGATCTTGCGGGGGAAATTTCAGGCCATCCCGGTGCGGCCGTGCTCGATGTCCGGGGTGCGGGCGAATTCGCTGCCGGGCATGTGGTTGGTGCGGCGCACATCGCGCACACCCGCCTCGCTTCCGGGAAAAATGAAATCCCGGAAGGCAGGCCCTTGTTCGTCCACTGCGGCAGCGGGATGCGCGCCTCGATGGCTTGCGCGTACCTCGCCCACCAGGGACATGACGTCGTGCATGTTGACGGGGATTTCGGAGATATCGCGGAATCCCTGAGGCAATGA
- a CDS encoding sodium-translocating pyrophosphatase yields MPTYLTPLAGLLGLCLAASLFFTIKKQSAGGGLAEAISLKIQRGAMVFMKREFMLIAAFSVMLGGALFLFQDKAYGGAQAVAFFMGCVASSAAGFIGMKTATLANVRTTVAANESGAPKGLKIAFSGGAVMGLTVAAMGLLGLGTLFLVFSGNLHLPEILEGFAMGASLVALFYRVGGGIFTKAADVGTDLVGKVEAGIPEDDPRNPGVIADNVGDNVGDVAGMGSDIFESYCGAQIATVAIAASAGVAAASYGAESKEILLQFPFILTTAGIICSALGIVIVNLFADKNPARALRTGTIAAAVLFVIAAFGLTKFLGLSQMLAGAVLCGSLGGILIGLITEHYTGGKPVRTIAAQGETGVATLIICGLSVGLQSVVLPVLTIAATLYGAYEFAGLYGVGLAAIGMLGTVGMTMAIDAYGPIADNAGGIAQMADMGEETRAITDSLDVVGNTTAAIGKGFAIGAAGLAALALITAFIQKTGISLDLAAPDSLRYFFVGLLIGGAVPFYNGSLTMDAVGKAAGRMIGEIRRQFREEPGILEGTVEPDSDRCIDIATKAATRAMVGPALLAVGTPLVVGFGFEWMGAEGAQAGAKTLAGTLIGALLGCVFLALFMSNAGGAWDNAKKYVEEGHHGGKGSEPHSACVVGDTVGDPLKDTSGPSMNILINVMSIVSLVIAGLL; encoded by the coding sequence ATGCCGACCTACCTGACCCCGCTTGCCGGATTGCTTGGCCTTTGCCTCGCAGCATCCCTGTTTTTCACGATCAAGAAACAAAGTGCCGGCGGTGGGCTTGCCGAAGCGATCTCGTTGAAGATCCAGAGGGGTGCGATGGTTTTCATGAAGCGAGAGTTCATGCTCATTGCCGCATTCTCGGTGATGCTTGGCGGGGCGCTGTTCCTCTTCCAGGACAAGGCCTACGGCGGTGCGCAGGCGGTCGCGTTTTTCATGGGCTGCGTGGCATCGTCCGCAGCCGGTTTCATCGGGATGAAAACCGCCACCCTCGCCAATGTCCGCACCACCGTCGCGGCCAACGAATCGGGCGCCCCCAAGGGGCTCAAGATCGCCTTCTCCGGCGGTGCGGTGATGGGGCTGACGGTTGCGGCAATGGGACTTCTCGGCCTGGGGACTTTGTTCCTGGTTTTCTCCGGCAACTTGCATCTTCCGGAAATCCTGGAGGGCTTTGCGATGGGCGCCTCGCTCGTCGCGCTCTTCTACCGGGTCGGCGGCGGGATTTTCACCAAGGCGGCCGATGTCGGCACGGATCTCGTCGGCAAGGTGGAGGCGGGGATCCCGGAGGACGACCCGCGCAATCCCGGGGTCATCGCGGACAACGTGGGTGACAATGTCGGCGATGTGGCGGGGATGGGCTCGGACATCTTCGAGTCCTACTGCGGAGCGCAGATCGCGACCGTGGCCATCGCCGCCTCGGCAGGTGTCGCTGCGGCATCCTACGGTGCGGAGTCCAAGGAAATCCTGCTCCAGTTTCCCTTCATCCTGACCACTGCGGGGATCATTTGCTCTGCGCTGGGCATCGTGATCGTGAATCTCTTTGCGGACAAAAACCCGGCGCGGGCGCTGCGGACGGGCACGATCGCGGCGGCGGTTCTGTTTGTGATCGCCGCCTTCGGGCTGACGAAGTTTCTTGGCCTCAGCCAGATGCTTGCCGGCGCGGTTCTGTGCGGATCTCTGGGCGGGATATTGATCGGCCTCATCACGGAGCATTACACCGGAGGGAAGCCTGTCCGCACGATTGCCGCGCAGGGTGAGACCGGTGTCGCCACGCTCATCATCTGCGGCCTCTCGGTGGGTCTGCAATCCGTCGTCCTGCCTGTCCTGACCATCGCCGCGACGCTCTATGGTGCGTATGAATTCGCCGGTCTCTACGGAGTCGGTCTCGCCGCGATCGGGATGCTTGGCACGGTCGGCATGACCATGGCCATCGATGCCTACGGCCCCATCGCGGACAATGCGGGCGGGATTGCGCAGATGGCGGATATGGGAGAGGAAACGCGGGCGATCACAGACAGCCTTGATGTGGTGGGCAACACCACTGCGGCCATCGGGAAAGGCTTTGCGATCGGTGCCGCAGGGCTTGCGGCGCTGGCGCTCATCACCGCGTTCATCCAGAAGACGGGGATCAGCCTCGATCTCGCCGCGCCGGATTCTCTGCGCTATTTCTTCGTCGGCCTGCTCATCGGTGGGGCGGTGCCATTTTACAACGGATCGCTCACCATGGATGCCGTGGGAAAAGCGGCGGGCAGGATGATTGGGGAAATCCGCCGCCAGTTCCGAGAGGAACCGGGCATCCTGGAGGGAACGGTTGAGCCGGATAGCGATCGCTGCATAGACATCGCCACCAAGGCGGCGACCCGCGCCATGGTGGGGCCGGCGCTGCTTGCGGTGGGCACGCCGCTGGTGGTGGGGTTCGGCTTCGAGTGGATGGGGGCGGAAGGGGCGCAGGCTGGGGCCAAGACCCTCGCCGGGACGCTCATCGGGGCGCTGCTAGGCTGTGTCTTCCTTGCCCTGTTCATGTCGAATGCGGGCGGTGCTTGGGACAACGCCAAGAAATACGTCGAGGAAGGCCACCACGGCGGTAAGGGCTCGGAACCGCATTCCGCTTGCGTGGTGGGCGACACCGTCGGCGATCCCCTGAAAGACACTTCCGGCCCGTCGATGAATATCCTGATCAACGTGATGTCCATCGTCAGCCTGGTGATCGCCGGGCTGCTGTAG